Within the Phosphitispora fastidiosa genome, the region CTATGAATTCACAGTCCTTGATATAGCCTTCGGACTTAAAAATTTCCGCAATGGCCTTTTTCATCTTGGATGCCGGTATTTCCAATCTCTCGTGGTGTACCATGTTAGCGTTCCGGACTCTGGTCAGGAAATCCGCAACAGGATCTGTCATCACCATATAATTAACCCCCTTTCCATGATTACCAGCTGGCCTTCTTAACTCCCGGAATCTCTCCTTTGTAAGCATGCTCACGGAAACAAATACGGCAAATGCCGAATTTCCTCATATAAGCATGGGGCCTGCCGCAGATTTTACATCTATTGTACCCGCGCACTGAAAACTTGGGTTTACGGTCCATTTTTACCATCATTGACTTTTTGGCCACTATTGTTTTCCCTCCTTACGGTTATTATGGTTTTATCAGTCCCTGAATGGCATCCCTAACTGGGCAAGCAACTCTTTAGCTTCCTCATCAGTCTTGGCACTGGTAACAAAAACAATATCCATGCCCCGTACTTTGTCAACCTTGTCATATTCTATTTCCGGAAACATCAGTTGTTCCCTGATGCCAAGGGTATAGTTGCCCCGGCCGTCAAAAGCCTTGCCTGATACCCCCCGGAAGTCCCTTACTCTGGGAAGGGCGATATTAAAAAGTTTATCGGTAAATTCAAACATCCGCTGGCCTCTCAGAGTAACTTTAACGCCAATTGGCATTCCTTCTCTGAGCTTAAAACCCGCGATTGATTTCTTAGCCCTGGTGACGACCGGCTTTTGCCCGGTAATTAAGGATAAATCACCTACAGCTGCATCAATTGCCTTGGGATTCTGGATGGCTTCACCCAGGCCCATGTTGATCACAACTTTTTCAAGTTTGGGTACCTGCATAATATTCTCATAGCTGAACTTCTCCTTCAGCTTAGCAACTGTCTCATTAACATATTTCTCTTTTAGACGTGCCATGATTAACCTCCTTTCCCGGACTATTTATCAAAGGCTTCTCCGCACTTATTGCAAACCCTGACTTTTTTACCGTTAGCTAAAATCTCCTTGTTAATTCTCCTCGGAGAGTTACATTTTGAGCAAAAAATCATTACATTTGAAACTGCGATTGGAGCTTCCTTTTCCACAATACCGCCCTGAGGCATTTGCTGTGAAGGTTTGGTATGCCTTTTAACAACATTAACTCCCTCAACAACCAGCCTGTTATCTTTGGGCAGCACCTCAACTACTTTTCCTTTTTTGCCGGCATTTTTACCTGTAATAACAAGAACTGTATCTCCCTTTTTCACATGTATCTTAGCCTTTATCTTTGCCTTGGCATGTGCCAATGTAATCCACCTCCTAACTCTAGTACGTGTTGAGGTTTTAATTTACAGAACTTCAGGGGCAAGAGAAACTATTTTCATAAAATCCCTGTCCCTCAACTCCCGGGCTACAGGACCAAATATCCTAGTACCCCTCGGGTTTTTCTGGTCATTAATAATAACGGCAGCATTCTCATCGAACTTGATATAGGAACCGTCAGGTCTCTTGGTTTCTTTGACGGTCCTGACAATAACAGCTTTGACAACATCGCCTTTCTTTACCACGCCGCCGGGTGTAGCTTCTTTCACCGAAGCAATTATTATATCACCAACACGGGCATAACGTCTGAAAGAACCGCCCAATATCCTGATACACAGAAGCTTTCTGGCTCCGGTATTATCTGCAACGTTCAGCATTGTTTCAGGTTGAATCATGCTGTAACCCTCCTTTCAACGATCTCGGGTTTATCCGGTATAATTCAGATTTGCTGTTCTCTATCCAGAATCTCAATAACCCGCCAGCGTTTATTCTTGCTGATTGGCTTGGTTTCCATAACCCTTACTTTATCTCCAACACGGCAGGCATTTTCTTCATCATGGGCCTGAAACCTCTTTGTACTTTTAACAGTCTTTCCGTACAAAGGATGCCTAACCAGTGTCTCAATGGCAATAACTACACTTTTATCCATTTTGTCACTGACAACCTTGCCAACCTGTACCTTACGTGCTTTTCTTTCTGTCAAAGTCTAAGCCCCCTTTCTCATTTGGATCCTCATCATTATTATTTTTATCCTTCCAGGGCTTTCAGTTCTCTCTCCCGCAAAACTGTTTTCACACGGGCAATTGACCTTTTAACATCCCTGATTCTCATAGGATTTTCAAGTTGCCCGGTGGCTAACTGAAAGCGTAGCTTGAAGAGTTCATCCTTAAGGTCATCAGCCTTTCTTGCCAGTTCATCAGTGGATAATTCATGAACCTCTTTAGCTTTCATTAGCTTCACCACCTACATCTTCTCTTTTAACAAACTTGGTTTTGATGGGCAGTTTATGAGCAGCCAGGCGCATTGCTTCACGGGCAATCTCTTCAGTAACTCCGGCCAATTCGAACATGACCCGGCCCGGTTTCACAACAGCAACCCAATGCTCCGGTGTCCCTTTACCACTTCCCATCCGTGTCTCAGCAGGCTTCGCAGTGACAGGCTTATCGGGGAATATTTTAATCCATACTTTACCGCCCCGCTTGATATACCTGGTCATGGCGATACGGGCTGCCTCGATCTGCCTGTTGGTAATCCATGCCGGCTCCAGAGCCTGCAGACCGAATTCACCGAAAGTGATGGTATTGGCCTTTGACTTTCCGGCCATTTTACCTCTA harbors:
- the rpsQ gene encoding 30S ribosomal protein S17, which translates into the protein MTERKARKVQVGKVVSDKMDKSVVIAIETLVRHPLYGKTVKSTKRFQAHDEENACRVGDKVRVMETKPISKNKRWRVIEILDREQQI
- the rpmC gene encoding 50S ribosomal protein L29 encodes the protein MKAKEVHELSTDELARKADDLKDELFKLRFQLATGQLENPMRIRDVKRSIARVKTVLRERELKALEG
- the rplE gene encoding 50S ribosomal protein L5, which gives rise to MARLKEKYVNETVAKLKEKFSYENIMQVPKLEKVVINMGLGEAIQNPKAIDAAVGDLSLITGQKPVVTRAKKSIAGFKLREGMPIGVKVTLRGQRMFEFTDKLFNIALPRVRDFRGVSGKAFDGRGNYTLGIREQLMFPEIEYDKVDKVRGMDIVFVTSAKTDEEAKELLAQLGMPFRD
- the rplP gene encoding 50S ribosomal protein L16 — protein: MLVPKRVKHRKQHRGKMAGKSKANTITFGEFGLQALEPAWITNRQIEAARIAMTRYIKRGGKVWIKIFPDKPVTAKPAETRMGSGKGTPEHWVAVVKPGRVMFELAGVTEEIAREAMRLAAHKLPIKTKFVKREDVGGEANES
- the rplX gene encoding 50S ribosomal protein L24 — protein: MAHAKAKIKAKIHVKKGDTVLVITGKNAGKKGKVVEVLPKDNRLVVEGVNVVKRHTKPSQQMPQGGIVEKEAPIAVSNVMIFCSKCNSPRRINKEILANGKKVRVCNKCGEAFDK
- a CDS encoding type Z 30S ribosomal protein S14, giving the protein MAKKSMMVKMDRKPKFSVRGYNRCKICGRPHAYMRKFGICRICFREHAYKGEIPGVKKASW
- the rplN gene encoding 50S ribosomal protein L14; this encodes MIQPETMLNVADNTGARKLLCIRILGGSFRRYARVGDIIIASVKEATPGGVVKKGDVVKAVIVRTVKETKRPDGSYIKFDENAAVIINDQKNPRGTRIFGPVARELRDRDFMKIVSLAPEVL